The following proteins are encoded in a genomic region of Amycolatopsis sulphurea:
- a CDS encoding precorrin-2 C(20)-methyltransferase — protein sequence MSGRLYGVGLGPGDPELMTVKAARLIGEADVIAYHCARHGRSIARSVAEPYLREGQAEERLVYPVTTETTDHPGGYEGAISDFYELSAKRLAEHLDAGRDVVLLCEGDPFFYGSYMYMHERLVGRFETEVVPGVTSVSAASSVLGRPLVQRDEVLTVLPGTLPAPELARRLADTDAAAVLKLGRTFGSVREALAESGKLDDAWYVERATWGQQRVEPLAEVDPETVPYFSLALLPSPAYRSRVDGAPESSDVDAEGGEVVVVGLGPAGPEWLTPEASAELAAADHVVGYGPYVARVPQRAGQQRHASGNRVEADRAAAALELASSGARVAVVSSGDPGVFAMASAVLEQVSAGHGKGVRVRVVPGVTAAQAAASRVGAPLGHDYCVLSLSDRLKPWDIIERRLDAAGAADLVLALYNPASRTRVTQLESAREVLLRHRSPGTPVVVARDVGGPEEDVRVTTLGELDPSTVDMRCLLIVGSSKTVVETGPDGAPTVWTPRTYA from the coding sequence ATGAGCGGGCGGTTGTACGGCGTCGGGCTTGGTCCCGGCGACCCGGAACTGATGACGGTGAAGGCAGCGCGGCTGATCGGCGAGGCGGACGTGATCGCCTACCACTGTGCGCGGCACGGACGCAGCATCGCGCGGTCGGTGGCGGAGCCGTATCTGCGGGAGGGACAGGCCGAGGAGCGGCTCGTCTACCCCGTGACGACCGAGACGACCGATCACCCCGGCGGGTACGAGGGGGCGATCTCCGACTTCTACGAGCTGAGCGCGAAGCGGCTCGCCGAGCACCTCGACGCCGGGCGCGATGTGGTGCTGCTGTGCGAAGGAGATCCGTTCTTCTACGGCTCCTACATGTACATGCACGAGCGGCTCGTGGGCCGGTTCGAGACCGAGGTCGTGCCCGGTGTGACGTCGGTGAGCGCGGCTTCGTCGGTGCTGGGGCGGCCGTTGGTGCAGCGTGACGAAGTGCTGACGGTGCTGCCGGGCACCCTGCCTGCGCCGGAATTGGCCCGGCGCCTGGCGGACACGGACGCGGCGGCGGTGCTGAAGCTGGGCCGGACGTTCGGTTCGGTGCGGGAGGCGCTGGCCGAATCCGGGAAGCTGGACGACGCCTGGTACGTGGAGCGGGCCACCTGGGGGCAGCAGCGGGTCGAGCCGCTGGCCGAGGTGGATCCCGAGACCGTGCCGTACTTCTCGCTGGCCCTGTTGCCCAGCCCGGCCTATCGGTCCCGAGTGGACGGTGCACCGGAGTCGTCCGATGTGGACGCCGAAGGTGGCGAGGTCGTGGTGGTGGGGCTGGGTCCGGCCGGGCCGGAGTGGCTCACTCCGGAGGCATCGGCGGAGCTGGCGGCGGCCGACCACGTCGTGGGCTACGGCCCGTATGTCGCTCGAGTGCCGCAGCGGGCGGGGCAGCAGCGCCATGCGTCGGGCAACCGGGTCGAGGCCGATCGTGCGGCGGCTGCGCTGGAGCTGGCCTCCTCGGGTGCGCGGGTGGCCGTGGTCTCCTCCGGGGACCCAGGGGTGTTCGCGATGGCTTCGGCGGTGTTGGAACAGGTTTCGGCTGGTCACGGCAAGGGTGTGCGCGTGCGCGTGGTGCCGGGGGTGACTGCAGCGCAGGCGGCGGCGTCCCGGGTGGGTGCGCCGCTGGGGCACGACTACTGCGTCCTGTCCCTTTCGGACCGGCTCAAGCCGTGGGACATCATCGAACGCCGTCTTGACGCGGCGGGTGCCGCGGATCTGGTGCTGGCGCTGTACAACCCGGCGTCGCGGACCCGGGTCACCCAGCTCGAATCCGCGCGGGAAGTGCTGCTGCGGCACCGTTCTCCGGGCACGCCGGTGGTGGTGGCCCGGGACGTCGGCGGTCCGGAGGAGGACGTGCGGGTGACCACGCTCGGCGAACTCGATCCCTCCACAGTGGACATGCGATGCCTGCTGATCGTGGGCTCGTCGAAGACGGTGGTCGAGACCGGGCCGGACGGCGCGCCCACCGTCTGGACTCCGCGCACCTACGCCTGA
- the bluB gene encoding 5,6-dimethylbenzimidazole synthase translates to MNEQFYEVLHRRRDVRGEFTGEPVDEAVLTRVLAAAHAAPSVGLSQPWDFVLVRDPETREAFAKHVHEERAIFADSLDGERAETFSRIKIEGIRESGLGIVVTYDEQRGAPAVLGRHAIADAGLYSVCLAIQNLWLAATAEGLGVGWVSFYREPVLAELLGIPAGIRPVAWLCVGPVTALATAPDLERHGWRRRAPLAQVLHHERFARHDQGSE, encoded by the coding sequence ATGAATGAGCAGTTCTACGAAGTGCTCCACCGCCGTCGCGACGTACGCGGCGAATTCACCGGTGAGCCGGTCGACGAAGCCGTACTCACGCGGGTGCTGGCTGCCGCGCACGCCGCACCGAGCGTCGGCCTGAGCCAGCCGTGGGATTTCGTCCTCGTACGCGACCCCGAGACCCGCGAAGCATTCGCCAAGCACGTACACGAAGAGCGTGCGATCTTCGCCGATTCGCTCGACGGCGAGCGCGCGGAGACCTTCTCCCGGATCAAGATCGAAGGCATCCGCGAATCCGGCCTCGGCATCGTGGTCACCTACGACGAGCAGCGCGGCGCCCCGGCGGTACTCGGCCGGCACGCCATCGCGGACGCCGGACTGTACTCGGTGTGCCTGGCCATCCAGAACCTGTGGCTGGCCGCGACCGCGGAAGGCCTCGGCGTGGGCTGGGTGAGCTTCTACCGCGAACCGGTGCTGGCCGAGCTGCTCGGCATTCCGGCCGGAATCCGGCCGGTCGCCTGGTTGTGTGTGGGGCCGGTCACCGCGCTGGCCACCGCCCCGGATCTGGAACGCCACGGCTGGCGCCGCCGCGCGCCGTTGGCCCAGGTGCTGCACCATGAGCGGTTCGCCCGCCATGATCAGGGGTCGGAGTAA
- a CDS encoding cobalt-precorrin-6A reductase — protein sequence MTVLVLGGTAEARALAAQLHDHGVTVVSSLAGRVARPRLPVGEVRVGGFGGVDGLTAWLREHDVRAVVDATHPFAERIGTNAFHATQAAGVPLLRLARPGWQPRSGDRWHWAADLDEAAAMLPNLGTRVFLTSGRQGLAAFARLDALWFLIRCVDPPGPPLPRHHEVLLARGPYEVATERALLTGHDIDVLVTKDSGGAMTAAKLTAARELDLPVVVVRRPPRPRADQTAEVAEAVKWVLGQ from the coding sequence ATGACCGTCCTGGTGCTAGGCGGTACGGCGGAAGCACGTGCCCTCGCGGCACAGTTGCACGACCACGGCGTCACGGTGGTCTCATCGCTCGCCGGTCGCGTCGCACGGCCTCGGCTCCCAGTCGGCGAAGTACGCGTCGGCGGCTTCGGCGGCGTCGACGGACTCACCGCCTGGCTGCGGGAACACGACGTACGCGCGGTCGTCGACGCCACGCATCCCTTCGCGGAACGCATCGGCACCAACGCATTCCACGCGACCCAGGCCGCCGGCGTGCCGTTGCTCCGGCTCGCACGGCCGGGTTGGCAACCTCGCTCCGGCGACCGCTGGCATTGGGCAGCAGACCTCGACGAAGCAGCAGCGATGCTGCCCAATCTCGGCACCCGGGTCTTCCTGACCAGCGGACGGCAAGGGCTCGCCGCGTTCGCCAGGCTCGACGCGTTGTGGTTCCTGATCCGCTGCGTCGACCCACCCGGCCCCCCACTGCCGCGTCACCACGAAGTGCTGCTCGCCCGGGGACCGTACGAAGTAGCCACCGAACGCGCGTTGCTGACCGGACACGACATCGACGTACTGGTCACAAAGGACAGCGGCGGCGCGATGACTGCTGCGAAACTCACCGCTGCGCGCGAACTGGACTTACCCGTGGTCGTAGTACGTCGGCCCCCGAGGCCGCGCGCCGACCAGACCGCCGAAGTCGCCGAAGCAGTGAAGTGGGTGTTAGGCCAATGA
- a CDS encoding precorrin-8X methylmutase, translating to MIDYLRDGAEIYRHSFATIREEADLAILPGDVAGVAVRMIHTCGMVDLVDDLRYSLDVVESGRAALEAGAPILCDAKMIASGITRKRLPAANEIVCTLDDPSVPGLAERMGTTRSAAALELWRDRLPGSVVAIGNAPTALFRLLELLAEGAGAPAAIIGVPVGFVGAAESKAELIERAPAPYLVVQGRRGGSALAVGAVNAMASAVE from the coding sequence GTGATCGACTACCTGCGGGACGGGGCCGAGATCTACCGGCATTCGTTCGCCACCATCCGTGAAGAGGCCGACCTGGCGATTCTGCCCGGCGACGTGGCCGGGGTCGCGGTGCGGATGATCCACACCTGCGGGATGGTCGACCTGGTCGACGACCTGCGCTATTCGCTCGACGTGGTCGAGTCGGGCCGCGCGGCGCTCGAAGCCGGGGCACCGATCCTGTGCGACGCCAAGATGATCGCCAGCGGGATCACGCGCAAGCGGCTGCCCGCGGCGAACGAGATCGTGTGCACGCTGGACGACCCGAGCGTGCCGGGGCTGGCCGAGCGGATGGGCACCACCCGGTCGGCGGCCGCGCTGGAGCTGTGGCGCGACCGGCTGCCCGGCTCGGTGGTGGCCATCGGCAACGCGCCCACCGCGTTGTTCCGGCTGCTGGAGCTGCTGGCCGAAGGGGCCGGCGCCCCGGCCGCGATCATCGGCGTGCCGGTCGGTTTCGTCGGTGCCGCGGAGTCCAAAGCGGAGCTGATCGAGCGGGCACCCGCGCCGTACCTGGTGGTTCAGGGCCGGCGTGGGGGCAGTGCCTTGGCGGTCGGCGCGGTCAACGCGATGGCGAGTGCGGTCGAATGA
- a CDS encoding arabinosyltransferase domain-containing protein, whose amino-acid sequence MRPIAVVLGLFSALCALAYPFLPVVQDTAEIVWPAGSDTRSVNAPLTGYWAQEMRADLPCATIRSVDARSTGPALLFGTVPDERTGPQAGNGVGLQLRVDNGVLVASSQGQQIAQQPLPQDGCTVTLTSDARQMTLSVGTTPIFHTTGDVRPRVVGIYSTISSLRDPIAGVHVSVTPDTRYQTSPTALKLVIGILGVLSLLGCLIAVWRMDSGFARRAPRWAPLGWWRLTARDATVFGALGAWVFIGPATSDDGYILTMARVAEQTGYLTNYHRWFGVAEAPFGWVYHLYELMTHISTVPPWIRLPSYLLGVISWLLISREVMPRLGTQVRGSRAAGWAAAAVFLVWWMPYNNGVRPEPVAALGSLLAICAVERALVTRRLLPLCLGLTAAAFTLAATPTGLIAVAPFLVAGRPLFKLVRQRSANGWLPILAPIAASGLLVLVVVFADQTFATVTEATRIRTAVGPNLSWFQELARYQLLFADLPDGSAPRRFPVLLVLLCTVTCLVVLLRRGRIPGAALGPSRRLIGTTALFFLLLALTPTKWTHHFGAFAAVGASMAALTALATSSTVLRSNRNRAAFLAVLLVVGALAATGPNTYWFVSSLGVPGNDSTPSVAGVPLSTILLAAAAIAGIYAFVENVRAHRPGAGASKQEGRSRSLRLGSLSLVVVCGLAAAGEFYSMVMAINTQSGTYSLGAENFRHLLGDSCNLSDHVMVETDPAKSMLHPQAEQRTVAPKQPEDSPLPEPNRDNGRTQFGFHTAPIDEDDPLAQPPHGFTRHDVPMWSSYLDPQTRAGRLRSDWYALADKPADGQIVVATAAQPRGPSSVSLEYGVNTPDGVKVLRSQFALPPGAGSGSWNDTRINLRDLPPQTTSVRIDIVDNDLTQDGWIAASAPRVPTFTTLTDKLAGKSVYIDWPASFVYPCANPVTSHDGISEVPDYRITSGRLAEESGWASSTNGGPNGWLEELADEPEVPSYLIGQPSQSWGQLKQIEPFTTGVAPTVRHGEQTVWGWWSPGPGPSQPNGKDATR is encoded by the coding sequence ATGCGTCCGATCGCCGTAGTGCTGGGGCTGTTTTCGGCGTTGTGTGCCCTGGCCTATCCCTTCCTGCCGGTCGTGCAGGACACCGCCGAGATCGTCTGGCCGGCCGGGTCCGACACCCGGTCCGTCAACGCGCCCTTGACCGGGTACTGGGCCCAGGAGATGCGCGCCGACCTGCCGTGCGCCACCATCCGCTCGGTCGACGCACGCAGCACCGGCCCGGCACTGCTGTTCGGCACCGTGCCCGACGAGCGCACCGGACCACAGGCCGGCAACGGCGTCGGGCTGCAGCTGCGCGTGGACAACGGCGTGCTGGTCGCGTCCAGCCAGGGCCAGCAGATCGCGCAGCAGCCGCTGCCGCAGGACGGCTGCACGGTCACGCTCACCTCCGACGCACGCCAGATGACGCTGTCGGTGGGCACCACCCCGATCTTCCACACCACCGGCGACGTCCGGCCGCGCGTGGTCGGCATCTACTCGACGATCAGCTCGCTGCGCGATCCGATCGCGGGAGTGCACGTCTCGGTCACTCCGGACACCCGCTACCAGACCTCGCCGACCGCGCTGAAGCTCGTCATCGGCATCCTCGGCGTGCTGTCCCTGCTGGGCTGCCTGATCGCGGTGTGGCGGATGGACTCCGGGTTCGCCCGCCGGGCGCCGCGCTGGGCGCCGCTGGGCTGGTGGCGGCTGACCGCCCGGGACGCCACGGTGTTCGGCGCGCTCGGCGCCTGGGTCTTCATCGGCCCGGCGACCTCGGACGACGGCTACATCCTCACCATGGCCAGGGTCGCCGAGCAGACCGGCTACCTGACCAACTACCACCGCTGGTTCGGCGTCGCCGAGGCCCCGTTCGGCTGGGTCTACCACCTGTACGAGCTGATGACGCACATCAGCACCGTGCCGCCGTGGATCCGGCTGCCCTCCTACCTGCTCGGCGTGATCAGCTGGCTGCTGATCAGCCGCGAGGTGATGCCCCGGCTGGGCACGCAGGTACGCGGCAGCCGCGCGGCGGGCTGGGCCGCGGCCGCGGTGTTCCTGGTGTGGTGGATGCCTTACAACAACGGCGTGCGGCCGGAACCGGTGGCGGCGCTGGGTTCGCTGCTGGCCATCTGCGCGGTGGAACGCGCGCTGGTCACCCGGCGGCTGCTGCCGTTGTGCCTCGGGCTCACCGCGGCCGCGTTCACCCTGGCCGCGACCCCGACCGGGCTGATCGCGGTGGCGCCGTTCCTGGTCGCCGGACGGCCGTTGTTCAAGCTGGTCCGGCAACGCTCGGCGAACGGCTGGCTGCCGATCCTCGCGCCGATCGCCGCGTCCGGGCTGCTCGTGCTGGTCGTGGTGTTCGCCGACCAGACCTTCGCGACGGTCACCGAGGCCACCCGCATCCGCACCGCGGTCGGCCCGAACCTCTCGTGGTTCCAGGAACTCGCGCGTTACCAGCTGCTGTTCGCGGACCTGCCGGACGGCTCGGCCCCACGCCGGTTCCCGGTGCTGCTGGTGCTGCTGTGCACGGTCACCTGCCTGGTCGTGCTGCTGCGCCGCGGGCGCATCCCCGGCGCCGCGCTCGGCCCCAGCCGCCGTCTGATCGGCACCACGGCGCTGTTCTTCCTGCTGCTGGCACTCACCCCGACGAAGTGGACACACCACTTCGGCGCGTTCGCCGCGGTCGGCGCCTCGATGGCCGCACTGACCGCGCTCGCCACCAGCTCCACCGTGCTGCGCTCGAACCGCAACCGCGCGGCGTTCCTCGCCGTGCTGCTGGTGGTCGGCGCGCTCGCCGCGACCGGGCCGAACACCTACTGGTTCGTCTCCAGCCTCGGTGTACCGGGCAACGACTCGACACCGTCGGTGGCCGGCGTCCCGCTGTCCACCATCCTGCTCGCCGCGGCCGCGATCGCCGGGATCTACGCCTTCGTGGAGAACGTGCGTGCGCACCGCCCGGGGGCCGGGGCGAGCAAGCAGGAAGGCCGGAGCCGGTCGCTGCGGCTGGGTTCGCTGTCGCTCGTGGTGGTCTGCGGACTGGCTGCGGCCGGCGAGTTCTACTCGATGGTCATGGCGATCAACACCCAGAGCGGCACCTACAGCCTCGGCGCCGAGAACTTCCGGCACCTGCTCGGGGACAGCTGCAACCTCTCCGACCACGTGATGGTGGAGACCGACCCGGCGAAGAGCATGCTGCACCCGCAGGCCGAGCAGCGCACCGTCGCCCCGAAGCAGCCGGAGGATTCGCCGCTGCCGGAGCCGAACCGGGACAACGGCCGGACCCAGTTCGGCTTCCACACCGCCCCGATCGACGAGGACGATCCGCTCGCCCAGCCCCCGCACGGGTTCACCCGCCACGACGTGCCGATGTGGAGCAGCTACCTCGATCCGCAGACCCGCGCCGGACGGCTGCGCAGCGACTGGTACGCGCTGGCGGACAAGCCCGCGGACGGCCAGATCGTGGTGGCCACCGCCGCCCAGCCGCGCGGGCCGTCCTCGGTCAGCCTCGAGTACGGCGTGAACACCCCGGACGGCGTGAAGGTGCTGCGCAGCCAGTTCGCACTGCCGCCCGGCGCGGGCAGCGGATCCTGGAACGACACCCGGATCAACCTGCGCGACCTGCCGCCGCAGACCACCTCGGTGCGCATCGACATCGTGGACAACGACCTCACCCAGGACGGCTGGATCGCCGCGTCCGCACCCCGCGTGCCGACCTTCACCACGCTGACCGACAAACTGGCCGGGAAATCGGTCTACATCGACTGGCCGGCTTCCTTCGTCTACCCCTGCGCCAACCCGGTCACCTCGCACGACGGCATCTCCGAGGTGCCCGACTACCGGATCACCTCCGGGCGGCTCGCCGAGGAGTCGGGCTGGGCCTCCAGCACGAACGGCGGCCCCAACGGCTGGCTGGAGGAACTCGCGGACGAACCCGAGGTGCCCAGCTACCTGATCGGCCAGCCGAGCCAGTCCTGGGGCCAGCTCAAGCAGATCGAGCCGTTCACCACCGGGGTGGCCCCCACCGTCCGGCACGGCGAGCAGACCGTCTGGGGCTGGTGGTCCCCCGGACCCGGCCCCTCCCAGCCGAACGGCAAGGACGCCACCCGCTGA
- a CDS encoding putative cobaltochelatase: MKPYPFTAVVGMPDLRLALVLSSISPAVGGVLVRGEKGTAKSTMVRALAGLLPGVDAVDGCRFSCDPVAPDPLCPDGPHEPGVPAHRRPAKLVELPVGAAEDRVVGSLNLEKALSEGVTDYQPGLLAAAHRGLLYVDEVNLLHDHLVDTLLDAAAMGRATVEREGVSVSHAARFVLIGTMNPEEGELRPQLLDRFGLTVEVASSRDPEQRVEVVRRRLAYEADPDGFAAAYAGTDATLADEIEAAQRLLPAVKLPDDALRQIAEVCASFEVDGMRADIVTARTAVAHAAWAGRNEVTTEDIRVAARLALPHRRRRNPFDAPGISEEQLEQALSDAQPPDDGPDPDDNGPGPDDGGPGGTPPPPENSQGGESAEAPSPPPPPGEGTGSAPQNTVGAGDTFRARVFRVKGTGEGERGRRSRAITDTGRTIGVQPSSVREGRPHLVATIRAAAPHQRARGRRETGLEVRPADLRFALREGREGNLVLFCVDASGSMGARARMREVKTAVLSLLLDAYQRRDKVGLVTFRGDSAELALPPTISVEAAAARLEGLPTGGRTPLAEGLLEAARVLRVEAIRDPRRRPLLVVVTDGRATSGAGAVVRAQAAAGLLAEVTTVVMDCETGRMRLGLAAELAGHLGAEHVPLTDVAAESLASAVRERTGRAA; this comes from the coding sequence TTGAAGCCCTATCCGTTCACCGCCGTCGTGGGAATGCCGGATCTGCGCCTGGCGCTCGTGCTTTCCTCGATTTCGCCCGCTGTCGGCGGGGTCTTGGTCAGAGGCGAGAAAGGCACCGCGAAGTCGACCATGGTGCGGGCGCTGGCGGGCTTGCTGCCCGGCGTCGACGCCGTGGACGGCTGCCGGTTCTCCTGCGACCCGGTCGCGCCCGACCCGCTGTGCCCGGACGGCCCGCACGAGCCCGGTGTACCCGCGCACCGGCGGCCGGCCAAGCTCGTCGAGCTGCCTGTCGGCGCGGCCGAGGACCGGGTCGTCGGCTCGCTGAACTTGGAGAAGGCGCTCTCCGAAGGCGTCACCGACTACCAACCCGGGTTGCTCGCCGCCGCGCACCGTGGGCTGCTGTACGTGGACGAAGTCAACCTGTTGCACGACCACCTCGTGGACACCTTGCTGGACGCCGCGGCGATGGGCCGCGCGACAGTGGAGCGCGAAGGCGTCTCGGTGTCGCACGCGGCACGGTTCGTGCTCATCGGCACGATGAACCCGGAAGAGGGCGAGCTGCGCCCACAGCTGCTCGATCGGTTCGGGTTGACCGTCGAGGTCGCCTCCAGCCGTGACCCCGAACAGCGCGTTGAGGTCGTGCGGCGACGGCTGGCCTACGAAGCGGATCCGGACGGCTTCGCGGCCGCGTACGCCGGCACGGACGCCACACTCGCCGACGAGATCGAAGCAGCGCAACGCCTTCTGCCGGCGGTCAAATTGCCCGACGATGCGCTGCGGCAGATCGCCGAGGTGTGCGCGTCGTTCGAGGTCGACGGGATGCGCGCGGACATCGTGACGGCGCGGACCGCCGTCGCGCACGCGGCCTGGGCCGGGCGCAACGAGGTGACCACGGAGGACATCCGCGTGGCCGCTCGGCTCGCCTTGCCACACCGGAGGCGGCGGAACCCCTTCGACGCTCCGGGGATCTCCGAGGAGCAGCTGGAACAGGCTTTGTCCGACGCTCAGCCACCGGACGACGGCCCCGATCCGGACGACAACGGCCCTGGTCCGGACGATGGTGGCCCCGGCGGCACACCTCCGCCTCCTGAAAACTCCCAAGGTGGTGAGAGCGCCGAAGCACCCAGCCCGCCCCCGCCTCCCGGCGAAGGCACCGGTTCCGCCCCGCAGAACACCGTCGGCGCGGGGGACACCTTTCGCGCCCGCGTCTTCCGCGTGAAGGGCACCGGTGAGGGCGAGCGTGGCCGCCGGTCGCGGGCCATCACCGACACCGGCCGGACGATCGGCGTGCAGCCTTCGAGCGTGCGCGAGGGCAGGCCGCACCTGGTCGCGACGATCCGCGCGGCTGCGCCGCACCAGCGTGCCCGGGGCCGCCGGGAGACCGGGCTGGAAGTACGGCCGGCGGACCTGCGGTTCGCGCTGCGGGAGGGCCGCGAAGGCAACCTGGTGCTGTTCTGCGTGGACGCTTCCGGCTCGATGGGGGCGCGGGCGCGGATGCGGGAGGTGAAGACCGCGGTGCTGTCCTTGCTGCTCGACGCCTACCAGCGGCGCGACAAGGTCGGTCTGGTCACGTTCCGTGGCGATTCGGCCGAGCTGGCGCTCCCGCCGACGATCAGTGTGGAAGCCGCCGCGGCCCGGCTGGAAGGCCTGCCCACGGGCGGACGCACGCCGTTGGCCGAGGGGCTGCTGGAGGCCGCGCGGGTGCTGCGGGTGGAGGCCATCCGCGACCCGCGGCGGCGTCCGCTGCTCGTGGTCGTGACCGACGGCCGGGCCACGAGCGGTGCCGGCGCGGTCGTCCGCGCGCAGGCCGCCGCCGGGCTGCTGGCGGAGGTGACCACCGTTGTGATGGACTGCGAGACGGGCCGGATGCGCCTCGGTCTCGCTGCGGAGCTGGCCGGGCACCTCGGCGCCGAGCACGTACCGCTGACCGACGTCGCCGCGGAGTCCCTGGCCTCGGCGGTGCGCGAGCGAACCGGAAGGGCTGCCTGA
- the cbiE gene encoding precorrin-6y C5,15-methyltransferase (decarboxylating) subunit CbiE, producing MADVREKSPRLTVVGIGADGWSGLSARACEAVLHAHVVLGAPRQLAYLPADVRARPWPSPLLPALDEVLAEYEGHQVCVLASGDPLLSGIATTLRDRGYEIDVLPALSSATLARARLGWSFEETEVVTVVGRAIDRVARALAPNRKILVLGGSVTDLRALLTERGYGKSTLTTLENLAADNERIADGWAHEPGPLTVFALVCDGPRLPLIGLPDSAYEHDGQLTKRDLRVTALSRLAPAPGELLWDVGAGAGSIGIEWSRVHPLNRAVAIERDPSRAERITRNANALGVPELQVVTGAVPEVLAGLPRPDAVFIGGGLTAPGALDACLATGARVVAHGVTLEAEQVLAAAYARHGGELHRISVEQAKPLGGFTGWTPSRTVTQWSRE from the coding sequence GTGGCGGACGTGCGCGAAAAATCACCCCGCCTGACCGTGGTCGGCATCGGTGCGGACGGCTGGTCGGGGCTGTCCGCGAGAGCGTGCGAAGCAGTGCTGCACGCCCACGTCGTCCTTGGTGCGCCGCGTCAGCTCGCGTACCTGCCCGCAGACGTGCGTGCGCGGCCATGGCCGAGCCCTCTGCTGCCAGCGCTCGACGAGGTGCTCGCCGAGTACGAGGGTCACCAAGTCTGCGTACTGGCCAGCGGCGATCCCCTGTTGTCCGGGATAGCCACCACGCTGCGCGACCGCGGCTACGAGATCGACGTCCTGCCCGCGTTGTCCTCCGCGACGCTGGCACGCGCGCGGCTCGGCTGGTCTTTTGAAGAAACCGAAGTGGTCACGGTCGTCGGGCGGGCTATCGATCGCGTCGCGCGGGCTCTCGCACCGAACCGGAAAATCCTGGTACTCGGCGGTAGCGTCACCGACCTGCGTGCATTACTCACCGAACGCGGCTATGGCAAGTCAACGCTGACCACGTTGGAGAATCTGGCCGCTGACAACGAACGGATCGCCGACGGCTGGGCACACGAGCCCGGTCCGCTGACGGTATTCGCACTGGTCTGCGATGGCCCGCGGCTGCCACTTATCGGGCTGCCCGACAGCGCGTACGAGCATGACGGCCAGCTCACCAAACGCGACCTACGCGTTACGGCACTGTCCAGGCTCGCCCCTGCGCCCGGTGAACTGCTGTGGGACGTCGGCGCAGGCGCCGGCAGCATCGGGATCGAATGGTCCCGCGTACACCCACTCAACCGGGCCGTCGCGATCGAGCGCGATCCGTCGCGTGCCGAGCGCATCACGCGCAATGCGAACGCTTTGGGCGTACCCGAACTGCAGGTGGTCACCGGCGCCGTGCCGGAGGTACTGGCCGGACTACCGCGACCGGATGCCGTGTTCATCGGTGGCGGCCTGACCGCGCCCGGAGCGCTCGACGCATGTCTCGCGACCGGCGCACGCGTCGTCGCGCATGGCGTGACTTTGGAAGCAGAACAGGTCCTCGCCGCCGCGTACGCGCGGCATGGTGGTGAACTACACCGGATCAGCGTGGAACAAGCAAAGCCGCTCGGCGGGTTCACCGGGTGGACCCCGTCGCGCACCGTGACCCAGTGGAGCCGGGAATGA
- the cobM gene encoding precorrin-4 C(11)-methyltransferase: MTVYFIGAGPGAADLITVRGRDLLARCMVCLYPGSMTPTDLLAYCAPEAECVDTANLSLDEIAAKLVSAHRAGHDVARLCSGDPSLYSAVAEQARRLEAESVPYEMVPGVPAFAASAAVLGRELTVPGIGQSLVITRAQARSTAMPDDETLANFARSGATLALHLAINHIERVTEELAEYYGENCPAAVVALATQPGETVVRGTLADIAGQARAAGMTRAATIFVGQVLAAAGFPDSFLYSSTRDRATQPDSL; this comes from the coding sequence ATGACCGTCTACTTCATCGGCGCCGGACCCGGCGCCGCAGACTTAATCACCGTACGCGGCCGAGATCTCCTCGCCCGCTGCATGGTGTGTCTATACCCGGGAAGCATGACGCCCACCGATCTACTCGCGTACTGCGCGCCTGAAGCCGAATGCGTCGACACGGCGAACCTGAGCCTGGACGAGATCGCTGCAAAGCTGGTTTCGGCACACCGCGCAGGGCACGACGTCGCACGGCTGTGTTCCGGGGATCCGTCGCTGTACAGCGCAGTTGCCGAACAGGCTCGCCGGCTCGAAGCGGAAAGCGTGCCGTACGAGATGGTGCCCGGCGTACCCGCCTTCGCCGCTTCTGCCGCCGTACTCGGCCGCGAACTGACGGTGCCCGGCATCGGCCAGAGCCTCGTCATCACCCGCGCGCAAGCTCGTTCCACCGCGATGCCGGACGACGAGACGTTGGCGAACTTCGCACGCAGCGGCGCCACCCTCGCGTTGCACCTCGCGATCAACCACATCGAGCGGGTCACCGAAGAACTCGCCGAGTACTACGGCGAAAATTGCCCGGCCGCCGTAGTCGCTCTGGCCACCCAGCCCGGCGAAACGGTCGTACGCGGCACCCTCGCCGATATCGCCGGACAAGCCCGCGCAGCCGGAATGACCCGCGCTGCCACGATTTTCGTAGGCCAAGTCCTCGCTGCCGCCGGATTCCCGGACAGCTTCCTGTATTCGAGCACCCGCGACCGCGCCACCCAACCGGACTCCCTGTGA